tctATAAATATATCATCATCAGTATAATCAACAGACACTATACAAAGTCAGTAGTaagtcaaacacaacagagCATGAGGCCAAGGTGTCAGTGTTATATGAGTCAGTGCCGTCTTACTCTCCCATGACCTCTAAGTATGTAAGACAGACTTAAAGAATTAGAGGAAGTGGTCAGAATGAAAGTAGATAGTATGGGAAGTAACTTCACGATTTAtcttttgtgtgggtgtgtgtgtatggcagGGAATATGGTAGAGTGGTGCCTGCCTCACGACATCAACCTGGATGGAGTTGAATTCAAGTCCATGGCCAGCGGTTCCCATCGGATCACCAGTGACTTCATGTACGCACTCCCCGTCGCCAAACACAGTGAAATCCAGTTCGTAGAGGAGTGGATGTGTTCAATCCCTGTCAGAAATCTGTCGCTCTGTGTTTActcctgctctttgttttgCCTGTGGCTAGATATTTCCGCAAAGGCTGTTACTTCGGTCTGGCCTGTTTCGCTAACATGCCTGTGGAGAGTGAGCTGGAGCGAGGAGCGAGGATGAAGTCTGTGGGAATTCTGTCTCCCTCCTACACTCTGCTTTACCGCTACATGCACTTCCTGGAAAACCAAGTCAGGTAAGATAGCTGCGGTTGcacttttctatttttatttcttattttgtcaCCTTTCCTTTCATTATTTGTGTTTAGTTTACCCTGTTTATTTCTCACACAGCTGTGTCTACAAGTGGCTCTTAATATGCCTGCCTCCTTTCCTTGCTTCTTTGTTTAAAACGTTCTCATCTATTAAACATGAACCCAGAGTCCCAGTTACAGCTATCGTCACCAGAGCCCATTTACATGCACTTTTTGTATGTAAGTCCAAGCACGGCAGTGGAGGAAACCTTGACAGCGTCTCTTCTCCTCAGTAACTCAGCGCTTCTGCTTCAGTCCTCTCACGAAAGCTTAtctccacactgactgtgcatAAATATATAACACAGCCTCCATTTCAGGTTACAAATACAGAGGGCTGAGGTTACCACCCAGTATAAGTGGCTCTGAATTAATCTGAATGGAGTGTGATTTTCCAGCCTGCAGTTTATGTGTGGTTACTGTGGCTTTACAGTCGCTCTGCAGTTCCACACAGATGCCTTGGCAGGTGTGATAAGTATGAGCCGATTGACGTGGTTAAGTTGTGAGAGTGGCTTCCTGTGATCCCACAATGCAATTTCTGATCAAGTGACAGATACTAACCAAGCACACAATCTGTAATCTATGTGAAAATGAATAACCTAAACAGCGTCTGACACAGAATGCACATTTCTCCTACATAGACTTGCATTTCATTTACAGTGAGTGTACATGCAAATCTCTAAAACTCTGCACGAGCTGGGAACATGATAGAGCAATACTGACAGGTGATATGCAGAAGGCTCcatactgaaaaagaaaaattcactAAAGACACTTAAGCAAGCctaaaatgcttaattatttaAATCTGACAATGCTTAGGTGACATGCTTAAATTCctcgtccttctcctcctgttcctcctctccttcttgtCTTATAGACACCAGTTGCAGTGTCCAGGCCAGTATTCTCCACTGGAGGCCTTCTATGAGGATAAGAAGGCTGTCCTTCCACCCACAGGAAATGGCCTGGTCACCGCTTGTCCAACCTGGAGTGTTACAAGCATCAACCGCTGCATGCACCCAGAAATGAAGGTCCGAAATCAATCATATTGCTGTACGACCTTGAATGTCgtaacatgacaaaaaaaaaaaaacatgtctgtcgCTGTTTGCTCCCTGCAGATCACCCACCCGGCTGGCTGCATGTCTCAGTTCATCCAGTTTTTTGGTGAGCAGATAATGGTGCTGTGGAAGTTTGCTCTGCTTAGGAAACGTCTCCTCATCTTTTCCCCTCCACCTGTTGGTGTGGTCTGCTACagaggtgagacacacacacacacacacacacacacacacagtctgtcatGTAATCTGGTGGTTGGAGCAGATTCTGTCCTTGTTTTTCTGTAACACAAATGGCTCAGGATGTAATTAATATGCTAAATGTTGCAACCTAagtaacctgtttttttttacatctccaTGGAGATttttcattcacacatgcacttgtGCTCCTTCAGTGTATTGCTGTTGCTGCCTGGCCAACGTGTCTCTGCCTGGAATCGGCGTCTCTGTGCCTGAATTACGGCCTTTCTTCTACATCAACATAGCCGACATCACTGCCCTGGAAACAGAGATGTCGTATGTGGCCTGTGAGCGAAGCCTTACTGTCTGCAGTTAATTTACAACCGTTTGTAATGGAATGTAATGGAAGTAATTCATGAACctgttttcatatgttttaaGGTACCACAGAGAAGATTTTTgaggagaagaaggagctgTACGACGTCTATGTCGATAACCAGAATGTGAAAACGCACAGAAGCCATCTGCAGCCGTTGCTCCGTCTGAACTCAGCAGATAAGGAGAAGTACAGGAAACTGACTGAACAGAGGTACACTACAGTTTGGAAAATACCACTGGCATAGCATtatgtttactgtaaaataagCTTAACCAGATTTTAAATCAATTGCAGTTTGTAAAAATCTTGATTTCgctaaaaacattcaaattagCAAAATTTGTGATTTGAGGGTTGTATTTTTCAGATGCCATAATGATGCATGTtgacctttttatttatttttttgccagaCAAATGTTGCTGTACTCTCAGGAAGTGGATGGAGACTGCACGTCAAATGAAGAGGATCTTTTCATTTTGTGAGTACTTGACAGCTGTTAATGTACTTGAGTCATAACCACAGGCGGTGTGTTTAGGGAGAGTATTACTGTTGTGTtggtttttcatcattttaacgTGATGCAGAAGACCACAGCACGATGCAGCTGTCTTTAATCCTGTCCCAGGTTCTTCATGGAGCTGAATAACCGCATCTTCCAGACCCTGTCAGAGGTAGCAGGGAGCACTGATCCCACCCTGACCACTGAGCATGTGAGAGCCATGGGGCTGGATCCCCAGGGTGATCGCTCCTTCCTGGTTGACCTGCTGGAGGTGTACGGCATCGACGTCACCCTGGTCATAGACAACCTCTGTTGCCCCTGAGGCCCCCCGACCCCACCTACACCACACACTCAGCCTGGGAAACTCAGGATGTCACTGGATTATCTGTGCCTTCAAGGCCCACACACACCAAGACACTGAAGACACTGCCTCCACCCTGGGGTTTCATCTGTTTCCTCCTGTCCCCTCCTGGGTGTCTgtttcccctctgtgtgtgtctcatctgACCTGTGGAGACTGTTTCCGACCAGTGTGGGTGATAAGGACTCTTAAACGTTGGTGCACTGGTCCACGATGGCTGATAAACACCTGCCTAGCAGACAGTGTCGCTTGGCAGCTGCGCCCTCTTATAGCCATTCACATCTCATGTCACTctgtactgtttttgtttttttttctttttggtcagATGtactgttttcatgtgtgtgcttgtctgaCTTTGATTCCTGCTTAAGTGGCCAGGCTTTAAGCACTGGAcgaagacattaaaaaaacagtcttgATCAGGCCTGGTCATCGCAGCAGGATGATTGGTCTCATCACAGTGAAGAAAGTCAGTGGAACGTTCACAATCCTGCAGCTTTGCTGATCACTTATGGTTTTTCTGAAGAAAAGAGTTTTATGATTGGGAAATGTTTTTAGTCCCAGAAATGAATTTGTGTGCTTCAGATACCTTTCATTGGAAATTCTAACCACCATAATGTGCGACAAATCCAACAACTTCAAAACTTCTGCTGTAACAGCATACGTAGGCAGAAAAATCTGTCTTGCTCTCGTAAAGCTACTTCTGgagttagaaaaataaaagctcttTGACTACTTTATTTGCCTTTCAAAGAGAAAGCAATATGAGTCTGTGATGGTTGAAAGTATCGGCCTTTTCAATGtatattctctttttttatagCGGGTAGGGTTAATTAttctgaaggagaaaaaaaaatgtcataaaaacttagTTCACCTTTATGCACCTTCAACACGAGGTAGACCTGGAGACTTTTTGTCACGTGATGTGTCTAACTTGTCGTAATTGGCAGAGGTTCTCATCAATGAATGTGACTCTATAACACTAACTTATCATGAATGCTGCACCATGTCCACCACTGGACTATTTCCTGATGCACACACTGATCATGCTTAactatactgttttttttaatgctatgTTTATGACTTACAGTCTGAGCCAGCAAATGGTTGTGGAATGGAggagttgtatgtgtgtgttgtgctgttctttttttttttttctttcaaaccaGAAGCTGGTTTATCAGTGGAAGCTAATATATCTCTTGTGATCCTGTTGAGTGAAGAGTCCTTGGTGGAGCTGTTTGTAGTTTACTTGTTGATCAGCTTCAAAGAGATCCTCCTCTCCAGTTGTCTGTGTCCATGACAAAgatctctttgtgtttttttttttttttttgagatctGGTAACATCAGGCTTAGGCCTGAGCAGGAGCTTTAACTCCTCCTCTACGGGCAGATTCACAGAAAGGCCCCCGTCTTTTCCAGCTGAGGGTTTCCTCTCATTCTTTTCAACGCGGTCCCATTCAGTGAATCCAGCTCTAGTGATGGGCCAACTGTGTCTTTTGAATGCGGCTGGCAGGCTGGTTTAGTTCATCCATCACATTGCCAATCGGAGTGATAATTTGTTCCATGTTGGAACACATGAGGTTGATGTTTGCCTCGTATAAATTTGGA
The window above is part of the Toxotes jaculatrix isolate fToxJac2 chromosome 5, fToxJac2.pri, whole genome shotgun sequence genome. Proteins encoded here:
- the dennd11 gene encoding DENN domain-containing protein 11 isoform X2 — translated: MVKQSDRAPLLDWEEIPPPDPNQTGPPPPPPPPPPPPPPRDGDAPAEKSSQPPTGTAAGSGWSSSTTAAAATIATTTITCSPSRNVTAAVASGDGSPGHPRTDLRGHGWNRPEPVGTDRNVPFPGLSVRDQWEEKDQIVAVFVVTFDTRSGNMVEWCLPHDINLDGVEFKSMASGSHRITSDFIYFRKGCYFGLACFANMPVESELERGARMKSVGILSPSYTLLYRYMHFLENQVRHQLQCPGQYSPLEAFYEDKKAVLPPTGNGLVTACPTWSVTSINRCMHPEMKITHPAGCMSQFIQFFGEQIMVLWKFALLRKRLLIFSPPPVGVVCYRVYCCCCLANVSLPGIGVSVPELRPFFYINIADITALETEMSYVACTTEKIFEEKKELYDVYVDNQNVKTHRSHLQPLLRLNSADKEKYRKLTEQRQMLLYSQEVDGDCTSNEEDLFILPCQR
- the dennd11 gene encoding DENN domain-containing protein 11 isoform X1, whose translation is MVKQSDRAPLLDWEEIPPPDPNQTGPPPPPPPPPPPPPPRDGDAPAEKSSQPPTGTAAGSGWSSSTTAAAATIATTTITCSPSRNVTAAVASGDGSPGHPRTDLRGHGWNRPEPVGTDRNVPFPGLSVRDQWEEKDQIVAVFVVTFDTRSGNMVEWCLPHDINLDGVEFKSMASGSHRITSDFIYFRKGCYFGLACFANMPVESELERGARMKSVGILSPSYTLLYRYMHFLENQVRHQLQCPGQYSPLEAFYEDKKAVLPPTGNGLVTACPTWSVTSINRCMHPEMKITHPAGCMSQFIQFFGEQIMVLWKFALLRKRLLIFSPPPVGVVCYRVYCCCCLANVSLPGIGVSVPELRPFFYINIADITALETEMSYVACTTEKIFEEKKELYDVYVDNQNVKTHRSHLQPLLRLNSADKEKYRKLTEQRQMLLYSQEVDGDCTSNEEDLFILFFMELNNRIFQTLSEVAGSTDPTLTTEHVRAMGLDPQGDRSFLVDLLEVYGIDVTLVIDNLCCP